The Edaphobacter sp. 12200R-103 genome contains a region encoding:
- a CDS encoding chemotaxis protein CheA, whose amino-acid sequence MDDLTQEFIAESQDGLDRMERCLTELETRPQDSQQLVAEIFRAVHTIKGTTGFLGFGRLEKLAHAGEHLLGSLRDGRLPVTEELISGLLRLLDGLRAILNLIEETGSEGSRAGDEDSALIAELAMLNGEEAPSQLAEKPAPVVPIKVAEEAPSPASLEAGSAAANTQTSGSSSGDKTLRIDVEVLNRMMNLVGELVLTRNQMLQSGVESTNFPELARRLDSVTADLRETVMQARMQPVGNLFGKFPRMVRDLARTCGREVRIEFSGQETGLDKSLLEAIKDPLTHAVRNAVDHGIESPADRVLAGKSAEGCLRLRAFHQSGSVVIEVSDDGAGIAMERVLAKAVERGLVVPEQAKEMTEREALQLIFLPGFSTAAAVTTVSGRGVGMDVVRANVEKVGGSVELESKVGVGTTLRLRVPLTLAIVPALVVRSGGQSFALPQTALVELVYIPARDREKVVERVGASEVYRLRERLLPMVWLDRLLSLKNETEAHGFYMAVLEAEGCRYGLVVDDLLAPEEIVVKPLSAVLREIGLFSGATVLGNGTLALILDIAATAARAGVKPVMEEQEQEAVEVRQDEASFLVFEDRARERTALPLGVVERIESVPISRVEYASGRALLQYRGELLQLRDDGNVLEDMDGLQDEEASVTILICGDPQTKSGRMGIVVRKVLDVSDGNMLEKDAANGEMDLALVNERLTTIFRGFAGEVGKSWREVA is encoded by the coding sequence GTGGACGACCTTACACAGGAATTTATCGCTGAAAGCCAGGATGGTCTGGACCGCATGGAGCGGTGTCTGACCGAGCTTGAGACCCGGCCGCAGGACAGCCAGCAACTGGTGGCGGAGATCTTTCGCGCGGTCCATACCATCAAGGGCACGACCGGATTTCTGGGATTCGGCCGGCTGGAGAAGCTGGCGCACGCGGGCGAACACCTGCTGGGCTCGCTGCGGGACGGACGCTTGCCGGTCACCGAGGAGCTGATCAGCGGCCTGCTTCGGCTGCTCGACGGCCTGCGCGCCATCCTCAATCTGATTGAAGAGACGGGCAGCGAAGGCAGCCGCGCAGGGGATGAGGATAGCGCCCTGATCGCAGAACTGGCGATGCTGAATGGAGAGGAAGCGCCATCGCAGCTCGCAGAGAAGCCGGCTCCTGTCGTTCCGATCAAAGTCGCGGAAGAAGCTCCGTCACCTGCTTCGCTAGAGGCGGGGAGCGCCGCTGCAAACACGCAGACGTCAGGATCGTCCAGCGGTGACAAGACGCTTCGCATCGATGTCGAGGTGCTGAACCGGATGATGAATCTGGTGGGTGAGCTGGTGCTGACCCGCAACCAGATGTTGCAGAGCGGCGTCGAATCCACGAACTTCCCGGAGCTTGCTCGCCGGCTGGATAGCGTGACCGCCGATCTTCGGGAGACCGTGATGCAGGCGCGCATGCAGCCGGTAGGCAATCTCTTTGGCAAGTTTCCACGCATGGTGCGCGATCTGGCGCGCACCTGCGGGCGTGAGGTGCGGATTGAGTTCTCCGGCCAGGAGACCGGGCTTGATAAAAGCCTGCTCGAAGCCATCAAAGATCCTCTGACCCATGCGGTTCGCAACGCCGTCGATCATGGAATTGAATCGCCTGCCGATCGCGTTCTTGCAGGGAAGTCGGCGGAAGGCTGCCTTCGCCTCAGGGCATTTCATCAAAGCGGTTCCGTTGTCATTGAAGTCTCCGACGATGGCGCGGGAATCGCAATGGAGCGCGTGCTGGCCAAGGCGGTTGAGCGCGGCCTGGTGGTTCCTGAGCAGGCAAAGGAGATGACCGAGCGCGAGGCGCTGCAACTGATCTTCCTTCCTGGGTTTTCCACTGCCGCTGCGGTTACCACGGTGTCAGGCCGCGGCGTCGGCATGGATGTAGTGCGGGCGAACGTCGAAAAGGTTGGCGGAAGCGTCGAGCTGGAATCGAAGGTGGGTGTAGGAACCACGCTGCGCCTGAGGGTTCCCCTGACGCTTGCTATCGTTCCGGCGCTGGTCGTCAGGAGCGGAGGACAGAGCTTCGCTCTTCCACAGACGGCGCTGGTCGAGCTGGTCTACATCCCCGCGCGGGATCGGGAAAAGGTCGTTGAGCGAGTTGGAGCTTCGGAGGTCTATCGTCTGCGTGAGCGCCTTCTGCCCATGGTGTGGCTTGACCGTCTGCTCAGCCTGAAGAATGAGACCGAGGCGCACGGATTCTATATGGCTGTACTCGAGGCCGAAGGATGCCGCTACGGCCTGGTGGTGGACGATCTGCTTGCTCCTGAAGAGATCGTCGTCAAGCCATTGTCTGCGGTGCTGCGTGAGATCGGGTTGTTCTCCGGAGCCACGGTGCTGGGCAACGGCACTCTGGCGCTGATCCTCGATATTGCGGCGACCGCCGCGCGTGCCGGGGTGAAGCCGGTCATGGAAGAGCAGGAACAAGAGGCCGTTGAGGTCAGGCAGGATGAGGCATCTTTTCTGGTCTTCGAAGATCGCGCCCGTGAGAGGACGGCGCTTCCGCTAGGCGTAGTGGAACGAATCGAAAGCGTGCCGATCAGCAGAGTCGAGTATGCAAGCGGCCGCGCTTTACTGCAATATCGCGGTGAGCTGCTCCAGCTTCGCGACGACGGCAATGTTCTCGAAGACATGGACGGGCTCCAGGATGAAGAGGCCTCGGTGACGATCCTGATCTGTGGCGATCCGCAGACGAAGTCCGGCCGTATGGGAATCGTGGTCCGCAAGGTCCTCGATGTCTCCGACGGAAACATGCTTGAGAAGGATGCAGCCAACGGAGAGATGGACCTGGCGCTCGTCAATGAGCGGTTGACGACTATCTTCCGCGGCTTTGCGGGTGAGGTTGGCAAAAGCTGGAGGGAGGTCGCATGA
- a CDS encoding cytidine deaminase encodes MSQNEAPAALSPAQIDDLRQRALAAATKAYAPYSGFRVGAAVLLDDDTVTTGCNVENASFRLTTCAEQSAIAAAVALQGSTARLRAVMIVNLNHTASPPCGGCRQTILEFGSPRTEVFFPATDDSEIRSTITDLLPHAFLLEGR; translated from the coding sequence ATGTCTCAAAATGAAGCACCGGCGGCTCTCTCCCCTGCACAGATCGACGACCTTCGTCAGCGTGCGCTCGCCGCCGCAACGAAGGCCTATGCTCCCTACAGTGGATTCCGCGTGGGGGCAGCTGTCCTGCTGGACGACGACACCGTCACCACTGGCTGCAATGTCGAGAACGCCTCCTTCCGCCTGACCACATGCGCCGAGCAGTCAGCCATCGCCGCAGCCGTTGCCCTGCAAGGCTCAACAGCGCGTCTCCGTGCCGTGATGATCGTGAACCTGAATCACACGGCGAGCCCGCCCTGCGGTGGTTGCCGCCAGACAATCCTTGAGTTTGGCTCACCCCGGACAGAGGTGTTCTTTCCTGCCACTGACGATTCGGAGATACGATCCACCATCACCGATCTGCTACCGCATGCCTTTCTGCTTGAGGGCCGCTAG
- a CDS encoding thymidine phosphorylase, with protein sequence MNAFHPIDVILHKRDGLALSDEEIRGFIRAIVERTPDCQLVTDAQIAALLMAIFLQGLDSRELATLTSAMRSSGDVFDAAPLKTFMVDKHSTGGVGDKTSLLIAPILAAAGLAHLTDEGVPGICVPMISGRSLGHTGGTLDKLETIPGFNSQIDLKQLAETLRICGAALIGQTPRIVPADRTLYALRDHTGTVESPFLITASIMSKKLAESLNALVLDVKVGSGAFMPTYERSQQLATLMVETGEAAGTHTVALLTGMDEPLGRFSGNWVEVWECVDIMQGRWHPMSADLIELSNILAGWMLHLAGRAPSPEAGSEMADSILRSGDAYKAWLRIVQAQGGDISVFEDPAAHHKPAAKRVLKAEQTGYLSSMNCKQAGWAVQRLGAGRTKPGDPVSAHAGIESHVKLGSRIERGQALFTLFSEDEALLEEPEQMLRAALSIGQTPPKLLPLVREVVSTESIQRQK encoded by the coding sequence ATGAATGCATTCCATCCCATTGACGTCATCCTGCATAAACGCGACGGCCTTGCTTTGAGCGACGAAGAGATCCGCGGCTTCATCCGCGCGATTGTCGAACGTACACCGGACTGCCAGCTTGTCACCGATGCTCAGATCGCGGCGCTGCTGATGGCGATTTTTCTGCAAGGGCTCGACAGCCGCGAGCTGGCCACCCTGACTTCGGCGATGCGATCGTCAGGCGATGTCTTCGATGCTGCTCCGCTGAAGACCTTTATGGTCGACAAGCATTCGACCGGAGGCGTGGGCGACAAGACCTCCCTGCTGATTGCGCCCATCCTTGCCGCAGCCGGTCTTGCGCACCTCACGGATGAGGGTGTGCCCGGAATCTGCGTGCCGATGATCAGCGGACGATCGCTTGGCCACACCGGGGGCACGCTCGACAAACTGGAGACCATTCCAGGTTTCAACAGCCAGATTGATCTGAAGCAGCTTGCCGAGACGCTGCGCATCTGTGGAGCAGCACTGATCGGCCAAACACCGCGAATCGTTCCCGCCGACCGCACTCTTTATGCTCTGCGCGACCACACCGGCACGGTAGAGTCGCCGTTCCTGATCACGGCCAGCATTATGAGCAAGAAGCTCGCCGAGTCACTCAACGCTCTCGTTCTCGATGTTAAGGTCGGCTCGGGGGCCTTCATGCCGACCTACGAGAGATCGCAACAGCTCGCAACGTTGATGGTGGAGACAGGCGAGGCCGCCGGAACCCACACGGTCGCCCTTCTCACCGGCATGGACGAGCCTCTGGGCCGCTTCTCCGGTAACTGGGTCGAGGTCTGGGAGTGTGTCGATATCATGCAGGGGAGGTGGCATCCCATGTCCGCCGACCTGATCGAGCTTTCGAATATCCTCGCCGGATGGATGCTTCATCTCGCTGGCCGCGCACCCTCACCCGAGGCGGGGTCGGAAATGGCCGACAGCATCCTGCGCTCAGGCGATGCCTACAAGGCCTGGCTCAGGATCGTTCAGGCCCAGGGGGGCGACATCTCGGTCTTCGAAGATCCCGCAGCGCATCACAAGCCGGCGGCAAAGCGCGTCCTTAAGGCAGAGCAGACTGGCTATCTGTCGTCCATGAACTGCAAACAGGCTGGGTGGGCGGTTCAGCGCCTTGGAGCAGGGCGAACGAAACCAGGAGATCCTGTAAGCGCTCACGCTGGTATCGAATCCCACGTGAAGCTTGGCTCCCGGATCGAGCGGGGACAGGCGCTCTTTACGCTCTTCAGCGAAGACGAGGCCCTGCTCGAAGAACCGGAGCAGATGCTTCGCGCGGCCCTTTCCATTGGGCAAACGCCGCCAAAACTCTTACCACTGGTGCGGGAAGTCGTATCAACTGAGTCGATTCAGCGGCAGAAATAA